The genomic DNA TCTAAAAATGTAATAACAACTAGCCTATGTATATATTCTGTTAGAACAAAACTGTTCTTCTATGTAGTACATACGTTTACATTTTTATCGGTAACGCGTATGCGAACCGATCGAACCTTTCAAAATCTCAATTCCAAATACTTCcagtagaaataaataattaccaatATCTTCCAGTTTGCGCGATCGTGTTATGTGAGAACCGCGGTAAAAACCCCGGAAATCGTTATAAGGCTGTAATTACGTTCGCGTTGGATGCTTGAATATGTCATCGTTAATAGTTGGTCGTTACATAGTCTAACGAACAGCTAATTACAATTCCTACGGTCTAAATTTGTCCGAAATTAGCTTAGCATCGATATCTAGTTAGTTACGAATCGAgaaattttctgaatttttgCACGCTCAGATTACAGAAAATCGTGTATCCACGAGTAATATATCCATTTAGGCATTATCGGCGTCATGTTATAGTAAGAGCAGTAAATTATTGCTTTTTCGATCTATATCGCGTGGCACACGATTGTTATTGCATTTTTCTCATCGTCCTTGATCGTTCTTCGCGAGctctgttatatatatatatatatatatatatttcatcgattttaattattgaccTTAAAACTGGTTTTCCtaactaatttataatttaggATACAACAAAAAAACACGATATACCGGGCATGAAAAATACATCTCGCATCTCTTTTATCTCATTTTTCGTTACTTTTTTCTCGATGGAACGAAGTTTTCTCGACATTGCGTGAATGATATTGCCGCATTGTAAAGTTGATACAATGAAAAGCGTAGAACGGCGCTGACACATACaagatttattaaataaaaactcACTAATCGtaaatatcgataaattgtctgtacaaaatataattctCATCGATCCTTCGCATTCCGGCATTCTCTACGTATTACGAAGGAAGAGAAATCACCAGAGATCGTTCATCAGGGAAAAATCATTGTTCCATCGGTTGCTTTTCGTAGCGAGAGAACAGAATGCAAAATGATCGGGAGCACAAAGAAAGAGGCACGTTGTAGAAGCGTTAGCAGTGCGTCGAACGAACGTTCCGTCGTTTCCAACATGCTGAGCAGATTGACTAGCGCTGATTTTCGACGATAACAGGAAAGGTGATCTTTAAAACATAGGAGCAGTGAGacaaaaatataggaaaaagCGAACAAAACAGCTTGAAACGTATTGTACTTAACAATACACTTGAAACTAAAGAAAATTTGACTCGGCAGTGTGAACGTAAACGTTGGGCTACCAAAGAATTAACCTTCGCATCTTCGTCAAACTTAGCCTAACAATACTTGAATTATATTTCAGAATTAACAAAAGTCTTAAATTCCACGTCGAAAATAGCTTTATATGATCACTTTACATGATCATGATTGTATAAATTAGAGGACAGAAGGTTAAATCTTTTTTTCAGCACCAATCAAACATTCGTTATTCGTACAATTATTCATACAATTAAACGGTTTGTCTttacgtctctctctctctctctctctctatccatCGTTTCTTAGTTGCGCAATCTTCTTCCACTCACGCAATGCCTTTCTTTTTGTCATTATTATTCTTTTCTCGCCTATATTATCTAACGCTTAACGAGTAGATAGATAATCGTTTTGATCGATGATTCTTCGAGACAAAAGTATCTGACCGATGTGACCACTTCGATTCTCACCATCGGACATTATTAACGTTGCGTGTGTATACGTGGACTGCACTGTCTAACAGATGCAGTCATCGACAAAGTTAATCGATGAGTACGTTGCCATCGATCGAGCTGCAAACGAATTACGATTCCACGACGCGAATATAATGTGTGTCctactatatacatatgtacatacgtgtataAACGGTGACCTCAAGAAGAGTGTCTCTCCCGAAACACGACTGATGATTCAAGAAAGAAAACGATCGGTATATATATTCGGTACGACCTCCTTCTATTCATCGATCATCCGAGGTTAAGCTTACATAATCGAGCAGCTTCTATACACATGTATGTATGCTTAATACACGTGGGTCGCTTTCAAGCGACGGAAATAACAAAAAGCGTTTTGAAAGTCTAGCGGACGAGGCTCGGGTGTGTCTTGTgtcgaaagagagagagagagaaagagagagagacacgtCTACCTACGATAGAAGGCAAAGTTTGAGATTGCCAGAGGAGACACGATCGGTGAAAatactctttttttctttccaacGACATCTTTACAGATGCACAATGCGTACGGTATACAAATGTATACGTATCTCGGTCGATCGTCGAAGAAAAGAATCATTtcgctcgtttctttttttccttgacGCCTCTTCGTGGTTAGTTTacattaatcatttttatccgTGCATTTAATGCGCGAACACTTTCCTATATACCTACGTTATAGAGGACGTTAAACGAAGATAAGGAGTTTCTGGTTATTTCGGTGCaacaaaatgaaaagaaaggGGAATGAAAGATCGGGTGGGAGGGAAACACGAAACAGGAGAGTTCATTATATGCTTTGCAGTGTCGCAGCATTGCCATTGTTTCCTCTCGAGGACACGTTTCCTCGCGAGGATTTGTTCGCGACCATCTTTTCTCTTGtatctcgtttctctttttattctcgGCAGACTTTTGATGAACAATTTCTTccacttctttttttctttttttaatgagTCGTAATAATACGAACAATAAAGAAACGAGACAATGTTCTTTCCATCGCGATGCGCCGACGATTCGAATTTCATTCGGAACGCGGGACAGACGCGCACCGAACGAGATCGCTTCAAGGCTGATGATTCATCATGAAACTTCATCAGATGTAATATTCTGAAAAAGGAACGAGATCCTCGGGCAATGATAACTTTATAAATTTCTCAATAAGAAAGATCGTCCATTGAAATGCGTAACCTGATCGTTCCGGCAAGATGGTCGATATTCTTTGAAAGTTACACGCTGTTGGTAAGATCAGCGAAATTACTATGTCATTGTCGACTGAATCGGATCGAAatgattaatgaaatatttatacgaaaatgGCAACGGTTGCTTATAACATATCCGAGAAAAATACTTCCGCGTGACAAGCGGTTCAAAGTAATTTGAAAATCATTTGAGAAAAATAGTCAAATTGCGATGCTTGGTAAAACCTGTCGGTTTACTCTTTCGATCGGAGTTTCGAATTACTTTGAACCGCATACGTCTAATTTTCTCTCGACAATTCTCTAAAGGTATTCGGGTATTTTGTCATTTCTGTCTCATCATTTTCTTATACCACCAATGGATACTTTTTGTTTAAATGTTATTTGTTAGTGAGTTAAACAGGATGGTTTTTGAAATTGTGTGCAGTGTAAAGGATTGAGAGTAAcaattatgttttatataataaatgtatttttccatatttgGACGTCATTCAAACAgtacaaatgaaaaataaatcagTTGTTCTCGGTATACAAAAAGACGcatgaaaatataacaaaattaatcgATCGTGAACGAATCCCCGTGATGATCCCCGTTGTACTTCTACAAGTAATGGCTGAGAAAATCGGAGGAACATTCTTTATACAGGATGCACAGGTACTTTGCCTCTCGATGcgcttaaataaatattatgctATTTACAAAGCGATGAATAATATTGCTTTTCGTACCACGTGACTTTCTACCATGAAAACGGTATCATGAGCGTAATGAAACAATCCTTAACAATATATTGCGCTCCAATGACGATTAACGAATTCGCACGTGTTAAGAAAGTTCTTCTTCAAAATGTTTTGAACAAATGTTTAAATATCGCAACGAAAGAATGTCGGATGATATATGTACAAGAAGCTGAGATCGATGTACCGATGCGAGGTTGAAAACGTTTTTCTGATATTTTGACGCgagttataatatacataaattaaatcgtaaaaaaaagaaggacAACAACAATAAGAAAAGGAAACGTCGGAACGAATCTAAGATGGCAGAgttaaaattaagtaaaataatttcaactgTGTAAAGTACAGGTTTCCAAGAATGATTGCTTTTCATCGTGAAAACCTGTTACACAGACGTATAATTTTCCCGGCTCTTGGAAggaggaaaatgcaaaattctaTTGCGCAATACTTTGTACAAATAACCACGTGCGTTTGGGACAATATTGCTGTGTATGTTATATTTACTATACGTTTGATAGACAAATGGGTACACACAAGGCATCAGTTAATGTCggtaataaagtataaaatcatGGAACATTACCCACTGTCTTAATTCATATAGCGTGAGGCGAATCGAACGTATAGTTCTCAGGGATTTGATCCCGATTCGAATCGAGTGTTGCCGATCGTTTACATGCGACGACACGTATGAAACGAAAACATTGTGTCATATAACGCGAGATAATGGATTATTGTGGtcaattataaaaatgtcgTTCGATTCGGCTCACGTTCGCCACTTTTGTCTTGGGGAAGAAATTCGATAACCGATTATGGATGAAGAAAGAGCGGAGTGGCACGCACGCACGCGGCGATAAGGTACATTGGTTTCTGTTTTGTCCGAGAAACACGAAGAGGACAGAGCGGGCATTTTATCGCAAGAAAATCCTTATCTTTTGCCAattcgagaagaaagaaaaaaaaattaccgaagaatataatttaaagaagaagaaggaaaagagaataGCAATTAAAAGGGgggtaaaaaaaaataaaaatcaagttGATTCGAAGTAACATCTCGATCTTTGTATGTGTGTCCTCGTTTAGCGGCATTTTCTAGACGTTTTCGAGGAGAATTTAAATGCAAGCCATTGTGGAAGCCCGAGACACTTACGAGCATCAATGACACCGCGTGTCCTCCTCTTAAAGTACGTGTACGAAAAAATGACGCGGGATGAAATATGCATGAGAAGAAGTCGCAAATCGCAAGGTATAAGAAACGCATACGTATACGCgtatacgtgtatgtatatgcatactatgtacatatgtgtaagcatatatacatacatacatacatatacttatatctacagacacacacacgcgcgcgcgcatatatatagtatatgcatatatgcataaacgtacatatatacacacatatatatacacatagaaGCAAGATGTACTTTTATACATGATACATGAAGTGTGAGAAACTCGAAACATATTACTACATATGAGAAACAATGTGTGTGCGAATGTATATCACCACTAACATCACTTGCCGAGGAAATTGTCTCGTGAATAGGAAATATTGTTGTATAATAAAGTCTCTCTACCAGCAAGAACTTGAGTTAGATGGATCATCGAGTAACAATCTTTATTATTGCGATTGtcatcgctaacaaaatttacataatcCACCTTTAACAACAAAGGACGAAGAATTTTTCTTGCGGCTGCGAGAACTCGTACGATTTGTCGTTACtcttgaaaatattatatttcagatGCATAGCATGTCGAGTCGCAATACGTAATATTCTAATCTGAGTGTAAAAAGATTcgacttttcaatttttgttatattttctgCATCTTTTATTGTTTAAAGAAAAGAGTGTTAAAAACAGAACTATTTTTTTTCGAGTATCGATTTTTCTGATATAAACGATCCATGTGTTTCTATTTTGTTGGATCTTAAAAAGAGCAAAAATTTGtcagaaaaatagaaatcgGTTAAAAGAAATTAACATCTTTCATCGGAGCCGCAATAGAGATTCAAGAGGAAAATTCTATATTAATCTACATCatgtataaaaaagaagaaaaaaatcgaGTCAAATTTTTTCCTCGGCAACGATGTGCATCGTACAAAAAGTTGACTATAATCTATTTTTGATACTGAATGTATGAATTGTGTAtgcgtgtgtatgtatatgttcaTCTGTGCGAGCGAAAAACGCGACCCCGGTATGATGAACACTGCCTAAACGCGTCGGGGtccgtattatatatatagttccttttttctttttttttttttttttttttttttgttacatatCACAGACTTTACTTGGAACTGAACACTGACGGAAGTAACTCGCTCAGGCCGACacaattaatgtttttataataGAGTCAACTTATTAAGTTGAGAAGACGAAGATCGTGAACCATCGACGTTTACGCATTGTAACTTCTCGATGGAATCCTACGCGGCCAGATTACATAACAGCGAACGTCCGAATTTTAAATTGTTCGTggacgaaaaataaatttgattttcacCACGCAGTTCGTTTGAGCATCTCGCGGAAAAGAAGTCCAGCGGATCGTTCACtgtattcctttttcttcttctatgtTAATTCCCTTTCTCTTGGTCATTGATGATCATACGGCATTTCGTGCTGCAGCTTCCGTAACATGAGATCCATCACGATCCTAGCATCCTCCACGGAATCGTGCCCCTTTACTTGAATTTCTTTACATAGCACCGTCCTCGCTAACGTCTTTAGACTGCTACGGAAAGGATAACCAAGGAAATGCGGATAGGCGATGCATGTGTCGATCACCGTCGCGTGGAGTAACTTGAGCGCACGCAGATCGTTCTCTAGCCCGTGACCTATGAGTATGGTCTCCGCGTGGATGAAACCGGTCAAGTCTTTCTGAACGTCCTTGAGCGTTTTCGTCGCATTTGCCAGATCTTTTGCGGTGATGCCGCTGAATCTGGTATTGTAATCGATCACCTCGGTGTCCGGCTTCACCAAAGCGTCGTAAACGACCTTGCCGTTGATGTCGACCACGGTGACCTTGGTTAGTTCGAGACCGTGCTTCGTAAAGCACATCTCGCAGTCCAAAGCATAAACGCCATAATTGCCATCTATGGGCACGGTTCTCGCCAAACTGGTACGGACGTAGCCATCGAATGGGCCGTTATAACCCGGCGTCAATCCCGTCCACACATGCGTTCGAGCTACAGTGCAGCCTCTGGCGTTATCTCGTCCTCGACAACACTGCCACATATTACAGTGAGTGCCTGCTACGACGCTCTTACGTAGCTTGCCCCAGTGGTAGACGCATGGTTCGTGGTACAGGTATTCACCGTCGCTCTGGTTCTGGTAGAACGCTCTGTGACATCTGGCACATTTTCTTTCATCGATGGTCAGGATCGGTGGGTAGAAATTCCGATTCGAGTACCTTTCGAGTTGGTAACTGCAATCGGACGGACGAAATGATGAAGGTGACGACTCGCCGGTGTCTGAATTTTTATCACTCTCCGAAGCACTCTCTGGCTCCAGATCGGAATTCTCCACCGAACTTCCGCTGCAATGTCCACTGTCCCCCTCGCTCTCCGCCGACCACATAACATTGCTGCCGCCAGGTATGAATTCCTGCGCGTTCGCGTCCAAATGATGATAGCCACTAGCTGGATGACCCATCGGGTGCTGATAATGGTTGTTAATCACCGCGCAGCCAGGGAAATAACTGTACTCCACGGGATAGCCAAGGTCAATTAGCTGCTGCCCGGTGAGCGTGTAGTTGCGAAGCAACGAAGCGAGAGTTGCGTCACAAAGATACTGCAGTTGCCTTCTCTGAATGCTCGGAAAACGCTTTTCTACGTTGTAAGCATCAAACGGAATCTGCGCTTCTCTGGAGCACAGACCTATTCTCTTTGCGAAATTTATCTCGGAGATCTCCTCGGAGTCTAGACCGTGGACGAATCGACGATgtcgttgttgttgttggtCTGAGTGCTCGTCGTCCTGAAACTCAGGATATTGATCTCGTAGAGTTCTGGTACGATTATTTCGTTGCCTCCTACTTAGGATGGCTCGATCTTCCTCCGTTGACGACGATATCGTCGTCGAATTATCTCCGTCCAAGGTTGCAGATGAGCCATTGGATGCGGTAATTGTCGTCAATATGGAAGTTGAGGAAGACGACATGCTGTTGCTCTCTGATAGTGTCTCCATCATTGTTGAATCTGATGTCTCACAATTCGCCTGACAGTTGTTGTATTGACCGGTCTCCCCAGGATCCAGCAGCTCTTCCGGCCCCAGGCCGCAATCTTTATGTTACATACAAAAACATATATGCGTCAGTTCATCGTCCGGCAGCGAGACTTAAAAATCTCCTACATTATACTGTTAAAAATTTGCCACACACCACGCGCATGCATCTCTGTCCTATTTCTAACATCTCTTTAGTGCTTCTAAACATCTCTACGTGATTTCTTTATTATGTTTCTTAGGATAAATTGTACATTCTTTAGAATATATACATGATTAaacttttcaaattaaatttcatattagaTCGTCGTGATATTTTTTTTCTCGCAATGGAAGATACTTTAAGTTTTATtgctaatttaattaattaaatgggATAGTCCCTTAGTATGGTAAATTTCTCCTCTGACTAGATACGGGAAGAGTAAAAAgaactttatatttatactttttcctctctcgttttattttctttccgcCGATGTGATCAAGAATACATCCAAAACTCGCGATCACATCAATCGCTCTTGAACTAGAGACCGTCATATTTCTGCCTTGAACACCGATATCTACAAAATCGTACAAAATTCGACTACAGTTCGCGAATGCTTCGCGAAATAGAGAAGCGAGCACGGCTATACGAAAAGATCGTGTTGAGAATGCTGCGCGATTAATTTGtctcgaaagaagaaaatatgaaagtgGGAGCTTGCCACGGACGTATGAAATAACATATATGGATTTTTGTCTGTTCATAAAGGAGACACGATGTCAACGCATCATTGTATAAGCGTTCACATCGACGATTATACATATTGACTGCAACAAAGCACCTCTGTCGACGAACGTTTGTAACGCGAATCTTcagattttaaatttttaatttaaaacaaaGGTAGTGCTCTCTTCTTTAATATCGATGCTGAATAGGTTGCTGCATATGAAATGTTCTTTCAGATAAAGCTTTTATCGTTGCGTAGTTTCTAAAACATAAATATGATCAAAGTAATGTCCACATGATTGAACGCATTTTACTCAACGTCGAACTTCTAGACTTATAAGAATTATCAATCGTAGAATTCGATAGTTCTTGGAATGTACGCTTCCTTTTAATGCAAAATCCTTATGCATTAAAAAATAGTCTAGTGAAAAATTTGTTAGCTTACAAATGTAAATGTTACATGTACATTACAAATTAATCGCTGAGataattaaattctaaaaagatttatttctattttcttaaatatacgTAACTTACAGAAATTACACAAATAGATatctaatttataataaattattttttctttaacaaGACCGCTAATTGAGAAATAGGCCAAATTCAAACTTCGGTGAAATAACATTTCATATGCACCAACGTTAATACTCGTTAAAATAACGTGTCAAacatttttataagaaataaataaaaaggaaattgaaaattagaaattttcgtCGAAACTTCGTTCTCCTAAACGATATTCGAGAAAAAAGCAATTCGATGCAAGCCAGTTCTTTAATTTTCTCTAAAATAAGATCCATACAAAACTTAGGAAAAATTCGACTGGTTTACGAGCCGTTCCCAGCTAGCCAGATAGAATCTTCGGACGTTCCTCGTTCGTGTTAATCACGGGAAATAAAAAGCACGATCTAGCGGCGTTACGCTCTCGTTACGGACCGAAGCACAAAAAAACAGGCGGCCAATAAAAGGTGAACCGTTTTAACGCCTCTTGTTTATTCAGCAATACGCAACTTTCGCCGAATACGTCACGGAAAGGG from Bombus terrestris chromosome 11, iyBomTerr1.2, whole genome shotgun sequence includes the following:
- the LOC100646310 gene encoding uncharacterized protein LOC100646310 isoform X1, producing MPQFNNILPHRGKRPFLIKRQGTNKRNGVKYFPGRNVTEDSQKIKEDRLSGKRDGTGSERVKFENSRNLTSGSTGTTGSSSNKRAKNKKRREMQQFTHSWMVSVLKGHTSTVLDMSFSSNGRYLASCAEDCGLGPEELLDPGETGQYNNCQANCETSDSTMMETLSESNSMSSSSTSILTTITASNGSSATLDGDNSTTISSSTEEDRAILSRRQRNNRTRTLRDQYPEFQDDEHSDQQQQRHRRFVHGLDSEEISEINFAKRIGLCSREAQIPFDAYNVEKRFPSIQRRQLQYLCDATLASLLRNYTLTGQQLIDLGYPVEYSYFPGCAVINNHYQHPMGHPASGYHHLDANAQEFIPGGSNVMWSAESEGDSGHCSGSSVENSDLEPESASESDKNSDTGESSPSSFRPSDCSYQLERYSNRNFYPPILTIDERKCARCHRAFYQNQSDGEYLYHEPCVYHWGKLRKSVVAGTHCNMWQCCRGRDNARGCTVARTHVWTGLTPGYNGPFDGYVRTSLARTVPIDGNYGVYALDCEMCFTKHGLELTKVTVVDINGKVVYDALVKPDTEVIDYNTRFSGITAKDLANATKTLKDVQKDLTGFIHAETILIGHGLENDLRALKLLHATVIDTCIAYPHFLGYPFRSSLKTLARTVLCKEIQVKGHDSVEDARIVMDLMLRKLQHEMPYDHQ
- the LOC100646310 gene encoding uncharacterized protein LOC100646310 isoform X2, with protein sequence MEDTEGKFSPRISMSVIVLMSTLLLGGVLFIIGYIVSRLSRSDKPSDSIKNGTGSERVKFENSRNLTSGSTGTTGSSSNKRAKNKKRREMQQFTHSWMVSVLKGHTSTVLDMSFSSNGRYLASCAEDCGLGPEELLDPGETGQYNNCQANCETSDSTMMETLSESNSMSSSSTSILTTITASNGSSATLDGDNSTTISSSTEEDRAILSRRQRNNRTRTLRDQYPEFQDDEHSDQQQQRHRRFVHGLDSEEISEINFAKRIGLCSREAQIPFDAYNVEKRFPSIQRRQLQYLCDATLASLLRNYTLTGQQLIDLGYPVEYSYFPGCAVINNHYQHPMGHPASGYHHLDANAQEFIPGGSNVMWSAESEGDSGHCSGSSVENSDLEPESASESDKNSDTGESSPSSFRPSDCSYQLERYSNRNFYPPILTIDERKCARCHRAFYQNQSDGEYLYHEPCVYHWGKLRKSVVAGTHCNMWQCCRGRDNARGCTVARTHVWTGLTPGYNGPFDGYVRTSLARTVPIDGNYGVYALDCEMCFTKHGLELTKVTVVDINGKVVYDALVKPDTEVIDYNTRFSGITAKDLANATKTLKDVQKDLTGFIHAETILIGHGLENDLRALKLLHATVIDTCIAYPHFLGYPFRSSLKTLARTVLCKEIQVKGHDSVEDARIVMDLMLRKLQHEMPYDHQ